One part of the Xiphophorus maculatus strain JP 163 A chromosome 1, X_maculatus-5.0-male, whole genome shotgun sequence genome encodes these proteins:
- the hes2 gene encoding transcription factor HES-2: MSPSISAEAGQPLPARSTVAQRKQAHELRKTLKPLLEKRRRARINDSLSHLKSLILPLVGKDNARYSKLEKADILEMTVRFLRDLPSSPVKDSADSYREGYRACLQRVSALLPKSSLDQDACRRVNDFIQETMSSTVTPTCLNCCAQSSRTLPQIQHRLLSLKSSFSSRLESQSRSDLGAEAPLRAQALQQPVSAVMWRPW; this comes from the exons ATGAGTCCGAGCATCTCGGCCGAGGCTGGCCAGCCTCTTCCTGCGCGCTCCACTGTGGCCCAGAGAAAACAGGCCCACGAACTCAGAAAG ACTTTGAAGCCCTTGCTGGAGAAAAGAAGACGCGCTCGCATCAATGACAGCCTCAGTCACTTGAAGAGCCTGATTTTGCCTCTTGTTGGCAAAGACAACGCGCGTTACTCCAAGCTTGAGAAGGCTGATATTCTGGAGATGACCGTGCGCTTCCTCAGAGATCTTCCTTCCTCTCCGGTCAAAG ACTCTGCAGACAGTTACAGAGAGGGTTACAGAGCCTGTCTCCAGCGGGTCTCCGCTCTGCTGCCCAAATCCAGCCTTGACCAGGACGCGTGCCGGCGCGTGAACGACTTCATCCAGGAGACCATGTCCAGCACAGTCACACCGACCTGCCTGAACTGCTGCGCCCAGAGCTCCAGGACTCTCCCTCAGATCCAACACAGACTCTTGAGCCTCAAGTCCAGCTTCAGCTCCAGACTTGAGAGCCAGTCCCGGAGCGACCTGGGAGCCGAGGCCCCCCTCCGAGCGCAGGCCCTCCAGCAGCCGGTCAGCGCTGTCATGTGGAGGCCTTGGTAG
- the LOC102228967 gene encoding transcription factor HES-2-like — translation MSPNTIYDALQSFSPRLTVAKRKEALELRKTMKPLMEKRRRARINDSLNHLKNLILPLTGRDKTRYSKLEKADILEMTVKFLSDIPAVNVKSPADSYREGFKACLQRVPALLPKTNLDEEARQRVEDFVQKSMSANSAPTCLKCCAHNARAFPLLHQKLLTLKTCVSASLESQPASAAGRAQSGPQPVRVAVWRPW, via the exons ATGTCTCCAAACACGATCTATGACGCTCTCCAGTCATTTTCTCCAAGGCTGACTGTGGCCAAAAGGAAAGAGGCTCTGGAGTTGAGAAAG ACTATGAAACCACTAATGGAAAAACGAAGGCGCGCCCGCATCAACGACAGCCTGAACCACTTGAAGAATCTCATTCTTCCCCTCACAGGCAGAGAC AAAACCCGCTACTCCAAGCTGGAGAAAGCCGACATCCTGGAAATGACCGTGAAGTTCCTTAGTGACATTCCCGCTGTTAACGTCAAAA GCCCAGCAGACAGCTACAGGGAAGGTTTCAAAGCCTGCCTCCAGCGCGTCCCCGCTCTACTCCCCAAAACCAACCTGGACGAAGAGGCGCGCCAGCGAGTCGAGGACTTCGTCCAGAAGTCTATGTCTGCGAACAGCGCGCCGACCTGCCTGAAATGCTGCGCCCATAACGCCAGGGCTTTCCCTCTGCTCCATCAAAAACTCCTGACTCTGAAAACGTGCGTCAGCGCCAGTCTGGAGAGTCAGCCAGCGTCAGCAGCCGGCCGAGCGCAGTCAGGCCCGCAGCCTGTCCGCGTTGCTGTGTGGAGACCGTGGTAG